In a genomic window of Pelecanus crispus isolate bPelCri1 chromosome 1, bPelCri1.pri, whole genome shotgun sequence:
- the WDR3 gene encoding WD repeat-containing protein 3, with protein sequence MGLTRQYLRYGPAALFGLVASARGNAAFVALRGERGRCVAVPACEHVFVWDTRKGEKVLILKGLKQEVSCLCPSPDGLHLAVGYEDGSIRVFSLLSGEANITFNGHKAAVTALQYDHLGGRLVSGSKDTDVIVWDVINESGLYRLRGHKDAVTQVLFLKEKNLLITSGKDTLVKWWDLDTQHCFKTLVGHRTEVWGMALISDEKRLITGSADSELRVWDITYIQEVKDPDEPESKKSKGSSPGAEENTEEDETLELDEHPEERLVKCSKVGSIMRQGRDRVVTLATDRTGKVLACHGTDAVLEVFSVLSEEEVQKKLEKKMKKAKKKAKQQSEEEPERSVELSLQEEIQRVTNIRASSKIKSFDLILSPKGELKIVLLLQNNVIESYNLDLSAQVPQAVRASKITIGGHRSDVRTLAFSSDNIAILSAAAESVKIWNRSTLQCIRTMDCEYALCSLFVPGDRQVIVGTKTGKLQLYDLASGSLMETLNAHDGAVWSIALSPDQRGFVTGGADKCVKFWEFELVKDESSVQKRLSMKHVRVLQLDEDVLCVRYSPNQKLLAVSLLDCTVKIFYVDTLKFFLSLYGHKLPVLCMDISYDGTLIATGSADRSVKIWGLDFGDCHRSLFAHDDSVMYLQFVAKSHLFFTAGKDSKIKQWDADKFEHIQTLEGHHQEVWCLALSPNGDYVVSASHDKSLRLWERTREPLVLEEEREMQREAEYEESVAKEEQPVVAGETQGETGLAGKKTIETIKAAERIMEAIELYREEMAKLTEHKAICKAVGKEVPFPVNPILCAYGNITPSAYVLEVFKKVKSSELEESLLVLPFSYVPDLLRLFNEYIQLGSEVELLCRALLFLLKIHFGQITGNHMLVTVIESLKKTTISRVSEARDVLGFNMAGLQYLKREIEAKDEVTFFADATDRFEEKKRKRKKKEKMILAVL encoded by the exons ATGGGCCTCACCCGGCAGTACCTGCGGTACGGGCCGGCCGCGCTCTTCGGGCTGGTGGCCAGCGCCAGGGGCAACGCGGCCTTCGTGGCGCTGCGCGGCGAGCGGGGCCGCTGCGTGGCCGTGCCGGCCTGCGAGCACGTCTTCGTGTGGGACACGCGGAAAGGAGAGAAG GTCCTTATCCTTAAGGGTCTCAAGCAGGAGGTCAGTTGCCTCTGCCCCTCTCCAGACGGGTTGCACTTGGCTGTTGGGTATGAAGATGGATCAATCCGTGTCTTCAGCCTCCTGAGTGGAGAAGCAAATATCACTTTCAATGGACACAAGGCTGCAGTTACAGCCCTGCAGTATGACCATCTGGGTGGCCGGCTGGTATCTGGCTCGAAG GATACAGATGTCATTGTGTGGGATGTCATCAATGAGAGCGGGCTGTACCGGCTGAGAGGACACAAGGATGCTGTCACTCAAGTCCTTTTCTTGAAGGAGAAGAACCTGTTGATCACGAG TGGCAAAGACACTTTGGTGAAATGGTGGGATCTGGACACCCAGCACTGCTTCAAAACTCTGGTCGGACACCGTACTGAG GTTTGGGGGATGGCTTTGATATCCGATGAGAAGCGTCTGATCACTGGAAGTGCTGACAGTGAGCTGAGGGTGTGGGATATCACTTACATCCAGGAG GTAAAAGACCCCGATGAGCCAGAatccaagaaaagcaaaggatcTTCACctggagcagaagaaaacactgaagaggATGAGACTCTAGAGTTGGATGAGCATCCTGAGGAA CGCCTCGTAAAGTGCAGCAAAGTTGGATCCATCATGCGGCAAGGGAGAGACCGAGTAGTTACTCTTGCCACAGACAGAACAGGCAAGGTTTTGGCCTGTCAT GGAACAGATGCTGTTCTGGAAGTGTTCTCTGTCCTTTCTGAAGAGGAAGTCcaaaagaaattggaaaagaaaatgaagaaagcaaagaaaaaagccaa ACAGCAGTCTGAAGAGGAGCCTGAAAGGAGTGTGGAGCTGAGCCTCCAGGAGGAGATTCAGCGGGTCACTAACATCAGAGCTTCTTCTAAAATCAA GTCATTTGACTTGATTCTCTCTCCAAAAGGAGAGCTGAAGATTGTACTGCTGCTCCAGAACAATGTCATTGAGTCATACAACCTGGACCTGTCAGCACAAGTCCCTCAGGCTGTTCGTGCATCCAAGATAACCATTGGAGGCCACCGCAGTGATGTGAGGACGTTGGCTTTTAGCTCTGACAACATTGCCATTctctcagcagctgcagaatcTGTAAAGATTTGGAACAG ATCGACCTTGCAGTGCATCCGGACAATGGACTGTGAGTATGCACTCTGCTCGCTCTTTGTCCCAGGAGATCGGCAGGTCATCGTTGGCACCAAG ACAGGGAAGCTGCAGCTGTATGACCTGGCTTCTGGGAGTCTGATGGAGACACTTAATGCTCATGATGGGGCAGTGTGGTCCATTGCTCTTTCACCAGACCAG CGTGGCTTTGTGACAGGAGGTGCTGATAAATGTGTCAAGTTCTGGGAGTTTGAGCTTGTGAAGGATGAGAGCAGTGTTCAGAAAAG GCTCTCCATGAAACACGTGCGCGTTTTGCAGCTGGATGAAGATGTTCTCTGTGTGCGGTACAGCCCTAACCAGAAACTGCTAGCTGTCTCCTTACTGGATTGCACTGTGAAGATTTTCTATGTTGACACGCTCAAG tttttcctttctctgtatgGACACAAGCTGCCAGTGCTGTGTATGGACATCTCCTAT GATGGGACTCTAATTGCGACTGGCTCTGCTGACAGGAGTGTGAAGATTTGGGGCTTGGATTTTGGGGACTGTCACCGGTCTCTTTTTGCCCATGATGACAG TGTGATGTATCTGCAGTTTGTGGCGAAATCCCATCTCTTCTTCACAGCTGGGAAGGACAGCAAGATTAAGCAGTGGGATGCAGATAAATTTGAGCACATCCAGACACTGGAG GGGCATCACCAGGAGGTGTGGTGTTTGGCACTCAGTCCCAATGGAGACTACGTGGTGTCGGCATCTCATGACAAGTCCCTGCGCCTCTGGGAAAGGACGAGGGAGCCACTTGTtttggaagaggagagggagatg CAACGAGAAGCTGAATATGAAGAGAGTGTGGCGAAGGAAGAGCAGCCTGTG GTGGCTGGAGAGACGCAAGGAGAGACGGGGCTGGCAGGAAAGAAGACTATTGAAACCATCAAAGCG GCTGAGCGGATCATGGAAGCTATTGAGCTGTATAGAGAAGAGATGGCAAAACTAACGGAGCACAAGGCCATATGCAAAGCAGTGGGAAAAGAG GTTCCCTTTCCTGTCAATCCCATCCTCTGTGCCTATGGAAATATTACA CCTTCTGCATATGTGCTAGAAGTTTTCAAGAAGGTCAAGTCGAG TGAGCTGGAAGAGTCTCTCCTGGTGCTGCCGTTCTCCTATGTCCCTGACCTGCTCAGACTCTTCAATGAATATATTCAGCTGGGTTCAGAAGTTGAACTCCTGTGCCGAGCTCTTCTCTTCCTGCTCAA GATACATTTTGGGCAGATCACAGGCAACCACATGCTGGTGACAGTGATAGAAAGTCTGAAGAAAACCACCATCTCCAGAGTCAGTGAGGCCCGG GATGTGCTGGGATTCAACATGGCAGGGCTCCAGTACCTGAAGAGGGAGATTGAGGCCAAGGATGAGGTGACATTTTTTGCTGATGCTACTGACCGTTTCgaggagaagaagaggaagaggaagaagaaggagaagatgaTTCTTGCAGTGCTCTAG